From the genome of Streptococcus marmotae, one region includes:
- a CDS encoding putative cross-wall-targeting lipoprotein signal domain-containing proteiin yields MTEPKESSFSCQSIKIGKSVFRKSKKYRLHCSVALGTVVTDFVACVPSE; encoded by the coding sequence ATGACCGAACCAAAGGAATCATCATTTTCTTGTCAGTCCATAAAAATAGGAAAGTCTGTCTTTCGTAAAAGTAAGAAGTATCGCCTGCATTGTTCAGTTGCCCTTGGGACAGTGGTTACGGATTTTGTTGCTTGTGTTCCATCAGAATGA
- a CDS encoding CPBP family intramembrane glutamic endopeptidase, with translation MQRFKNIMKLIGLIMLSLLINIFPMRLIGTQETTAEPMRWGASIGYLIVAISIVVIVWKQYQKKSGKKKYRFGWKDFGIALLFYLATRVVAIGGTILTQLVTGNQTSANDAALLATNEQVMKMFPLYFIAFHIAIGVFAPIMEELIFRGFFSHYFFKEHHKWLKLLVSSAIFAILHVVYPIEFVTYFALGAIFYLAYARRGNIVDSIAVHLLNNSLLVVFSVVNYLILIFM, from the coding sequence ATGCAACGGTTTAAAAATATCATGAAGTTAATCGGTCTCATCATGCTCAGTCTGCTCATCAATATATTTCCCATGAGGCTGATTGGGACGCAAGAAACAACGGCAGAACCGATGAGATGGGGAGCGAGTATCGGGTACTTAATTGTGGCCATATCCATTGTCGTAATAGTTTGGAAACAGTACCAAAAGAAATCGGGTAAGAAAAAATACAGATTTGGCTGGAAAGATTTTGGGATAGCCTTGCTCTTTTACTTAGCCACCCGTGTCGTAGCAATCGGTGGGACAATCCTCACTCAACTGGTTACAGGCAATCAAACATCTGCGAATGATGCGGCCTTGCTTGCAACAAATGAACAGGTGATGAAGATGTTTCCGCTGTATTTCATAGCCTTTCATATTGCAATTGGTGTCTTTGCCCCTATTATGGAAGAATTGATATTTAGAGGTTTTTTCAGTCACTATTTCTTTAAGGAACATCATAAATGGCTGAAGTTGCTTGTTAGCTCTGCTATATTTGCTATCCTACATGTTGTCTATCCGATTGAATTTGTTACCTATTTTGCTCTTGGAGCGATATTTTATCTAGCTTATGCCCGTCGAGGTAATATTGTCGATTCAATTGCTGTTCATCTTCTTAACAATAGTTTGTTAGTTGTTTTTTCTGTGGTGAATTATTTAATCTTAATTTTTATGTAA
- the blpZ gene encoding immunity protein BlpZ, producing MVEQISELVWRCKMCKIIFFPDSVILDRLTPYIIKFASDEVASNILLLTTTMVAIFYFIPMLSFIIMVCGIHCILIPFILRLYVLERLLIKEKQNKDRIQ from the coding sequence ATGGTTGAACAAATATCAGAATTAGTTTGGAGGTGCAAGATGTGCAAAATAATCTTTTTTCCAGATTCAGTAATATTAGATCGCCTAACTCCGTACATAATAAAATTTGCTTCAGATGAAGTTGCATCAAATATACTATTGTTGACGACTACAATGGTCGCTATATTTTATTTTATACCTATGCTATCGTTTATCATAATGGTGTGTGGGATACATTGCATACTTATACCATTTATTCTTAGACTATATGTACTCGAAAGATTGTTGATAAAAGAGAAACAAAATAAAGATAGGATTCAGTAA
- a CDS encoding bacteriocin translates to MNTQIISQFKRMDIEQLTSVEGGEKVGVEEFVHVLAVCTAAGAAGSVFPVVGTLGEAILGAQYCTGTWAIIRAN, encoded by the coding sequence ATGAATACACAAATTATCTCACAATTTAAACGTATGGATATTGAGCAACTGACATCTGTTGAAGGTGGAGAAAAAGTAGGAGTTGAGGAGTTTGTTCATGTCTTAGCAGTTTGTACGGCAGCAGGTGCTGCTGGTAGTGTTTTTCCTGTTGTTGGAACCTTAGGGGAAGCAATTTTAGGTGCTCAGTATTGTACCGGAACTTGGGCAATTATTAGAGCTAACTAA
- a CDS encoding ComC/BlpC family leader-containing pheromone/bacteriocin, translating into MNTKTVEQFNSLNSNDLDTVVGGKVNWGQVG; encoded by the coding sequence ATGAATACAAAAACAGTAGAACAATTTAATTCTTTGAACTCCAATGATCTTGATACTGTAGTGGGTGGTAAAGTTAATTGGGGTCAAGTGGGATAA
- a CDS encoding bacteriocin-type signal sequence, whose translation MNTITFDSSVFTSLTTEELMAIEAGANWDRVFTGGSVYLGATMAVVMATNPIGWGAGAVYLATCAASGAYMGYGLAT comes from the coding sequence ATGAATACAATTACATTTGATTCAAGTGTTTTTACATCACTTACTACAGAAGAACTGATGGCAATTGAAGCTGGAGCCAATTGGGATCGTGTTTTTACTGGTGGTTCTGTTTACCTAGGAGCAACAATGGCGGTTGTTATGGCTACTAATCCGATTGGTTGGGGTGCAGGAGCAGTTTATCTTGCTACATGTGCTGCTTCAGGAGCTTATATGGGCTATGGACTTGCAACATAA
- a CDS encoding peptide cleavage/export ABC transporter — protein sequence MTSYKRTFVPQIDARDCGVAALASIAKFYGSNYSLAHLRELAKTNKEGTTALGIVKAANEMGFETRAIQADMTLFDMEDVPYPFIVHVNKDGRLQHYYVVYQAKKDYLIIGDPDPTVKITKMTKERFASEWTGVAIFLAPEASYKPHKDKKNGLLSFLPLIFKQSSLIFYIVLASLLVTLINISGSYYIQGILDEYIPNQMKSTLGIISIGLIVTYILQQIMSFSRDYLLTVLSQRLSIDVILSYIRHIFELPMSFFATRRTGEVISRFTDANSIIDALASTILSLFLDVSILIIVGSVLLVQNTNLFLLSLISVPIYIAIIFIFMKPFEKMNHDVMQSNSMVSSAIIEDINGIETIKSLTSEERRYQKIDSEFVDYLDKSFRLSKYSILQGTLKQGAQLILNTGILWFGARLVMDNSISIGQLITFNTLLSYFTHPLENIINLQTKLQSAKVANNRLNEVYLVESEFSDSQTLTDSQFLSGDIQFEDLSYKYGFGRDTLSDINLTIKKGDKVSLVGISGSGKTTLAKMIVNFFEPYKGRITINNNDLKMVDKKVLRKHINYLPQQAYIFSGSVLENLTLGANQMIRQEDILRACEIAEIRHDIEQMPMGYQTELSDGAGLSGGQKQRIALARALLTKASVLILDEATSGLDVLTEKKVIDNLMTMTDKTIIFVAHRLSISERTNQVIVLDQGKIIETGSHQELMAKQGFYHHLFSK from the coding sequence ATGACATCCTACAAACGAACATTTGTCCCACAGATTGATGCTAGGGACTGTGGTGTCGCTGCGTTAGCTTCCATCGCAAAATTCTACGGTTCGAACTATTCTCTAGCCCACTTGAGAGAGTTAGCCAAAACGAATAAGGAAGGGACGACTGCTCTTGGGATTGTAAAAGCCGCTAATGAGATGGGATTTGAAACAAGGGCTATTCAAGCAGATATGACCCTTTTTGATATGGAAGATGTACCTTATCCCTTTATCGTCCATGTCAATAAGGATGGGAGACTTCAACACTACTATGTCGTCTATCAAGCAAAAAAAGACTATCTGATCATCGGTGACCCTGATCCGACAGTCAAAATCACGAAGATGACTAAGGAACGCTTTGCCTCCGAATGGACAGGGGTTGCCATTTTTCTAGCCCCTGAAGCAAGCTATAAGCCGCATAAAGATAAAAAGAATGGACTATTGAGTTTTCTTCCTTTAATTTTTAAACAGAGCTCTCTTATCTTCTATATTGTACTAGCAAGTCTCCTAGTCACTCTCATCAATATTAGCGGTTCTTACTATATTCAAGGAATTTTAGATGAATATATTCCTAATCAGATGAAGTCCACTTTAGGAATTATCTCTATTGGCTTGATTGTCACCTATATTCTCCAGCAGATAATGAGTTTCTCTCGAGACTATCTTCTCACTGTATTGAGTCAGAGACTAAGTATTGATGTCATTCTGTCTTATATCCGCCACATCTTTGAATTACCCATGTCCTTTTTTGCCACACGGCGGACAGGGGAAGTAATCTCCCGCTTTACAGATGCCAACTCCATCATTGACGCTTTAGCATCCACCATTCTATCCCTCTTTCTGGATGTCTCTATCCTCATCATCGTTGGTAGTGTCCTTCTGGTACAAAATACCAATCTTTTTTTACTATCACTGATTTCCGTCCCTATCTACATTGCCATTATTTTCATCTTTATGAAACCATTTGAAAAGATGAATCATGATGTCATGCAAAGCAATTCCATGGTCAGCTCCGCTATTATTGAAGATATTAACGGTATCGAAACCATCAAGTCATTAACTAGCGAAGAAAGGCGCTACCAGAAAATTGACAGCGAGTTCGTTGACTATCTAGATAAGTCCTTTAGATTAAGTAAGTACTCTATCCTACAAGGAACTCTAAAACAAGGAGCTCAATTAATCCTTAATACGGGTATTCTCTGGTTTGGAGCTAGATTAGTCATGGATAACTCGATTTCTATTGGTCAACTAATTACCTTCAATACACTGCTCAGCTATTTTACCCATCCTCTGGAAAATATCATCAACCTTCAAACAAAATTACAATCTGCAAAAGTAGCTAATAATCGTCTAAATGAAGTTTACTTGGTTGAATCAGAATTTAGCGATAGTCAGACACTAACAGATAGCCAATTTCTTTCTGGTGATATTCAGTTTGAAGACCTTTCCTACAAGTATGGTTTTGGTCGTGACACCTTATCAGACATCAATCTGACAATCAAAAAAGGCGACAAGGTGAGTCTCGTAGGGATTAGTGGTTCAGGAAAGACGACTTTAGCTAAAATGATTGTCAACTTCTTTGAACCCTACAAAGGACGCATCACCATTAACAATAACGACCTCAAAATGGTGGATAAAAAAGTATTGCGAAAACATATCAACTACCTCCCTCAACAAGCCTATATCTTTAGCGGTTCTGTTTTAGAGAATTTGACCTTGGGTGCTAATCAGATGATTCGTCAAGAAGATATTTTAAGGGCTTGTGAAATTGCAGAGATCCGCCATGACATCGAACAGATGCCTATGGGCTATCAAACAGAACTCTCTGACGGAGCAGGTCTGTCCGGTGGTCAAAAACAACGGATTGCCCTAGCCAGGGCTCTTCTCACCAAAGCTTCTGTTCTCATACTCGATGAAGCGACAAGCGGTCTTGATGTCCTGACAGAAAAAAAGGTGATTGATAACCTGATGACGATGACTGATAAAACCATTATTTTTGTAGCTCATCGACTTAGCATTTCTGAGCGAACCAATCAGGTCATTGTCCTTGACCAAGGAAAAATTATTGAGACTGGCTCTCATCAGGAACTAATGGCTAAGCAAGGCTTCTACCATCATTTATTTAGTAAGTAA
- a CDS encoding bacteriocin secretion accessory protein: protein MNPNLFKSAEFYQRRYHNFATLLIIPLILFVSFLVIFSLFAKKEVTVTSRGEITPTKIIASIQSTSNNTILTNNLVNNQLVKKDEVIIKYSETMESSQKQAIETQLALLQRQKTGLETLKSSLEQGTNLFSGDDEFGYVNTFHNFITQSQDIELGISKVNTEVNNQAAIASNTVAAIDNQINAIHQQISEYEELRQAIISQAPSLSVGNPHQATLNTYLSQAQNPATVDQYISQINQSISSLENSIASLTIQRAGTGSISTYDTSLGTKIEVLRTQFLQTASQQLTTVENQITDLKSQLEQATVRLDSNTIKAPETGIIHFNSEFEGKNLIPNGSEIAQIYPNISETREVLISYYVPSEYVSLLEKNQIVRLNLEKIGNQAITIIGNIQSIDKTATKTEQGNLFKITALAKLPDKGSTLIQYGLQGRVTSVIDKKTYFDYYKDKILHHSQ, encoded by the coding sequence ATGAATCCAAATCTGTTTAAAAGCGCTGAATTTTATCAACGACGTTACCACAACTTTGCGACACTCCTGATTATTCCTTTAATCTTGTTCGTTAGCTTTCTAGTAATTTTTTCGCTATTTGCCAAGAAGGAAGTCACTGTCACCTCACGAGGAGAAATTACTCCAACAAAGATTATCGCTTCCATTCAATCAACCAGCAATAACACCATTCTTACCAATAACCTAGTAAATAATCAGCTAGTCAAAAAAGATGAGGTCATCATCAAATACTCTGAAACCATGGAAAGCTCTCAAAAGCAGGCTATAGAAACGCAATTAGCCCTCCTTCAGCGACAAAAAACTGGACTTGAAACTCTCAAATCCAGTTTAGAGCAGGGTACAAATCTTTTTTCAGGAGATGATGAATTTGGCTATGTCAATACGTTTCATAACTTTATCACACAATCACAAGATATCGAACTTGGTATCTCGAAAGTCAATACGGAAGTGAACAACCAAGCCGCTATCGCTAGTAATACTGTCGCAGCAATCGACAATCAGATCAACGCAATCCATCAGCAAATCTCCGAATATGAAGAGCTTCGCCAAGCAATTATCAGTCAAGCTCCCAGCTTATCAGTAGGCAATCCTCACCAAGCTACTCTGAATACTTACTTGTCTCAAGCCCAAAATCCAGCTACAGTAGATCAGTACATCTCACAAATCAATCAAAGTATTTCTAGTCTTGAAAATTCCATTGCTAGTCTCACTATCCAACGTGCAGGTACTGGAAGTATCTCTACTTATGATACTAGTTTGGGAACAAAAATCGAAGTTCTCCGAACTCAGTTCCTACAAACAGCTTCTCAGCAGCTCACAACTGTCGAAAATCAAATCACCGATCTAAAATCTCAGCTTGAACAAGCAACTGTTCGATTGGATAGCAATACCATCAAAGCTCCAGAAACGGGAATTATCCATTTCAATAGTGAATTTGAAGGCAAGAACCTTATTCCAAACGGCAGTGAAATCGCTCAAATTTATCCAAATATTAGTGAAACAAGAGAAGTTCTCATTAGCTACTATGTTCCTTCAGAATATGTCTCATTGCTTGAAAAAAATCAGATCGTTCGTCTCAACCTTGAGAAAATAGGGAATCAAGCAATCACTATTATTGGAAATATCCAATCCATTGATAAGACTGCTACCAAAACAGAACAAGGAAATCTCTTTAAGATTACAGCATTAGCGAAACTTCCTGATAAGGGTAGTACACTTATCCAATACGGCTTGCAAGGACGTGTGACCAGCGTTATTGACAAAAAAACTTACTTTGATTACTATAAGGATAAAATCTTACATCATTCTCAATAA
- a CDS encoding ComC/BlpC family leader-containing pheromone/bacteriocin, whose amino-acid sequence MDKKQTLTQFPELTCSELHHISGGNWWTDVLNRFKQISEIKLTGDINKHQLG is encoded by the coding sequence ATGGACAAGAAACAAACACTAACACAATTTCCTGAGCTAACCTGTTCTGAACTTCATCACATCTCTGGTGGGAATTGGTGGACGGATGTTTTAAATAGATTTAAACAAATATCCGAAATAAAATTAACTGGAGATATTAACAAACATCAGCTAGGATAA
- a CDS encoding sensor histidine kinase yields MKIIPYFIEAILSNGLVIVLFFAINRIRFSSRSIFIALALRVLIAVILATVKQVMPNNLLYYLDLPLYCLLLSFVFLKPLPKTLLIFYGLFPLTLWNLFHRINSYFILSLLEQGKISSLNDSLYYFSALLSLVFVFLFLKWSQYDFIKLQTSLIDLKDQRVLYRTNWAMVIYYVLMQFLTYLEYDEGIMTIDYRRLILVVYLIIFMGLIKQLDRHVREKLQKKLQLQQTLQLSNMENYSHHVEELYREVRGFRHDYANLLTTLRLSIEDDNISQIKEIYETVLKDSHKRLRNPKYDIGRLMNIPNSALKSLLAAKFMQASENNISVTLEVPEVFEPRGMELVDFITIASILLDNAIDAAIGTTVPKINIALLQVDDKQMLIIENSMKEEVIDTSEIYSFGTSSKGSNRGVGLYNVMKILEHYPLTSLNTTSQDYTFCQILEIGLE; encoded by the coding sequence ATGAAGATTATTCCGTACTTTATCGAAGCTATTCTATCTAATGGTTTAGTCATCGTCTTATTTTTCGCTATCAATCGTATCCGATTTTCTTCACGATCTATTTTCATAGCACTGGCTCTTCGCGTCTTAATAGCAGTAATCTTAGCAACTGTGAAGCAGGTGATGCCAAATAATTTATTGTATTATTTAGACTTACCACTATATTGTTTATTACTATCTTTTGTGTTTTTGAAGCCACTGCCTAAAACATTGCTTATCTTCTACGGTCTTTTTCCGCTTACTTTGTGGAATCTCTTTCATCGTATTAATTCTTACTTTATTTTATCCTTGTTGGAGCAAGGAAAGATTTCATCATTAAATGATAGTCTTTATTATTTTAGTGCTTTACTAAGTCTAGTGTTTGTCTTTCTTTTTCTAAAATGGTCACAGTATGATTTTATAAAATTACAAACCAGTCTGATTGACTTGAAAGATCAGCGAGTGCTCTACCGCACAAATTGGGCTATGGTTATTTATTATGTCTTGATGCAATTTTTAACCTATTTAGAGTATGATGAAGGAATAATGACTATTGATTATCGTAGGTTGATTTTAGTAGTTTATCTAATTATTTTTATGGGCCTTATCAAGCAATTAGATAGGCATGTAAGAGAAAAATTGCAAAAGAAATTGCAACTCCAACAAACCTTACAGCTGAGTAATATGGAAAATTACAGTCATCATGTCGAAGAGCTTTATCGAGAGGTGAGAGGATTTCGACACGATTATGCAAATCTGTTGACGACCTTGCGGTTAAGTATTGAAGATGATAATATTTCTCAAATCAAGGAAATTTATGAAACTGTATTAAAGGACTCTCATAAAAGATTGCGGAATCCGAAATATGATATTGGTCGCTTGATGAATATTCCAAACTCAGCCTTAAAAAGTCTGTTAGCGGCAAAGTTTATGCAGGCTAGTGAGAATAACATATCAGTCACTCTAGAGGTCCCTGAAGTTTTTGAGCCAAGAGGCATGGAGTTGGTTGATTTTATCACCATTGCTTCGATATTGTTAGATAATGCTATTGATGCAGCAATAGGCACTACTGTGCCTAAGATTAATATTGCCTTATTGCAGGTCGATGATAAACAGATGTTGATTATTGAAAATTCCATGAAAGAAGAAGTGATTGATACCTCAGAAATCTATTCTTTTGGAACCAGTTCAAAAGGTAGTAATAGAGGAGTTGGACTATATAATGTGATGAAAATACTCGAACATTATCCCCTCACCTCCCTTAATACGACCAGTCAGGATTACACTTTTTGCCAAATTTTAGAAATCGGTCTTGAGTAA